In Kocuria turfanensis, a single genomic region encodes these proteins:
- a CDS encoding STAS domain-containing protein has translation MQFTVEQKPRFAHITGTGRLNMVGAPKLREVVAQVVDGGSNHVVVDLGGTEFMDSSGLGALIGCLKLARQAGGDLRIANVRPQVRMVLELTSMHRVLTPYDTADAAFADD, from the coding sequence ATGCAGTTCACGGTTGAGCAGAAGCCGAGGTTCGCCCACATCACGGGCACCGGACGGCTGAACATGGTCGGAGCGCCGAAGCTGCGGGAGGTCGTGGCGCAGGTCGTGGACGGGGGCAGCAACCACGTGGTGGTCGACCTCGGCGGCACGGAGTTCATGGACTCCTCCGGCCTGGGCGCCCTCATCGGGTGCCTCAAGCTGGCCCGCCAGGCCGGCGGGGACCTGCGGATCGCGAACGTCCGGCCCCAGGTGCGCATGGTCCTCGAGCTCACCAGCATGCACCGCGTCCTGACGCCCTACGACACCGCTGACGCGGCCTTCGCCGATGACTGA
- a CDS encoding ATP-binding protein, with protein MTEATSRRCRRGPATAETVDALHEDFDALWEAAAFVPEADRMAFTLAVMEAAGNVVVHAVPAAEAPIQLEVDLAAGPHRLEAMIYEIGAAPAEVDLGRAMAEEHLESGRGLALIQALVSRVVFERRGDTNVWELSRECGPEAP; from the coding sequence ATGACTGAGGCGACGTCCCGCCGCTGCCGGCGCGGCCCGGCCACCGCCGAGACCGTGGACGCCCTGCACGAGGACTTCGACGCCCTGTGGGAGGCCGCCGCGTTCGTGCCCGAGGCCGACCGGATGGCCTTCACGCTGGCGGTCATGGAGGCGGCCGGCAACGTGGTGGTCCACGCGGTGCCCGCCGCGGAGGCCCCCATCCAGCTCGAGGTGGACCTCGCCGCGGGACCGCACCGGCTGGAAGCGATGATCTACGAGATCGGCGCCGCCCCGGCCGAGGTGGACCTCGGCCGCGCCATGGCCGAGGAGCACCTCGAGTCGGGCCGGGGACTGGCCCTGATCCAGGCCCTCGTGAGCCGCGTGGTGTTCGAGCGCCGCGGGGACACGAACGTCTGGGAGCTCTCCCGGGAGTGCGGCCCGGAGGCCCCGTAG
- a CDS encoding bifunctional metallophosphatase/5'-nucleotidase — MTPPKHRPALHAALAAGVVSSSVLVLPAAHADETVGAPPAPASPAAADVDLLYFNDYHGRLASDPLLFAGAIEQLRAENEEGTLLLSGGDNVGASEYVSAVQQDNPTLDVLDALELDASAVGNHEFDRGVADLTGRITERADFPYLAANVLGPDGAPVTEASATFDVDGVRIGVVGAVTQQTATLVSPAGIEGITFGDPVAAVNAEAERLEAAGADVVVALYHEGVANASDVLGDRLVTGTSETVDVVFNAHTHDVYDEAVDRDGDGTLERAVLQAGSYGGSLGRVSFSYDRETDAVDARTEVLDVGETVTASEEELVDRYPRVARVAEIVAAAEAVAVEQGSTPVGQITGDITTAYGLRDGQPARDDRGAESSLGNLVAESIRATLQEPHGVQIGLINPGGLRADLLWADNPGEALDGDRDGQVTEAEVNQVMPFSNNLNTVTLTGAQFKQALEQQWQPAGSSRPYLQLGLSENVSYTADPSRPVGDRITSITVDGAPYDPAGSYVVGSVSFLTSGGDNFTALAEGTAATDTGRIDREAFSEYLAANAPLSPRFDRRSVQLTGAAAEACTVRFDVSSLDMTSLGAPDTTSLSVRAGAPDGTELGTVPVLDGAASVSLDRAALTEGAAVWLVADPTGTRVRVPDAVLGLAADCATPEPTEPEPTEPTEPAGPQQPGKGRPGEHPGKGEPGRGVWEHGSERARQVLGRLFG; from the coding sequence ATGACACCCCCGAAGCACCGTCCTGCCCTGCACGCGGCTCTCGCCGCCGGCGTCGTCTCCTCGTCCGTGCTCGTCCTCCCGGCGGCGCACGCCGACGAGACCGTGGGCGCGCCCCCGGCCCCCGCGTCCCCCGCGGCCGCGGACGTCGACCTGCTCTACTTCAACGACTACCACGGCCGGCTCGCCTCCGACCCGCTGCTGTTCGCGGGCGCGATCGAGCAACTGCGCGCCGAGAACGAGGAGGGCACGCTGCTGCTGTCCGGCGGCGACAACGTCGGCGCCTCCGAGTACGTCTCGGCCGTCCAGCAGGACAACCCCACCCTGGACGTGCTCGACGCCCTCGAGCTGGACGCCTCCGCCGTGGGCAACCACGAGTTCGACCGCGGCGTGGCGGACCTCACCGGCCGCATCACCGAGCGCGCCGACTTCCCCTACCTCGCGGCCAACGTCCTGGGCCCCGACGGCGCGCCCGTCACCGAGGCCTCCGCGACCTTCGACGTCGACGGCGTGCGCATCGGCGTGGTCGGCGCCGTCACCCAGCAGACGGCCACGCTCGTCTCGCCCGCCGGGATCGAGGGCATCACCTTCGGGGACCCCGTCGCGGCGGTCAACGCCGAGGCGGAGCGGCTCGAGGCGGCGGGGGCCGACGTCGTCGTCGCCCTCTACCACGAGGGAGTGGCGAACGCGTCCGACGTCCTGGGCGACCGGCTGGTCACCGGGACCTCGGAGACGGTGGACGTGGTGTTCAACGCCCACACCCACGACGTCTACGACGAGGCCGTCGACCGTGACGGCGACGGCACCCTCGAGCGCGCCGTGCTGCAGGCCGGCTCCTACGGCGGCAGCCTCGGACGCGTCTCGTTCAGCTACGACCGGGAGACCGACGCCGTGGACGCGCGCACCGAGGTGCTCGACGTCGGCGAGACCGTCACCGCGAGCGAGGAGGAGCTGGTGGACCGGTACCCCCGCGTCGCCCGGGTCGCCGAGATCGTCGCCGCGGCCGAGGCCGTGGCCGTCGAGCAGGGCAGCACCCCGGTCGGGCAGATCACCGGGGACATCACCACCGCCTACGGGCTCCGGGACGGGCAGCCGGCCCGTGACGACCGCGGCGCCGAGTCGAGCCTGGGCAACCTCGTCGCGGAGTCCATCCGCGCCACCCTGCAGGAGCCCCACGGCGTGCAGATCGGCCTGATCAACCCCGGCGGACTGCGCGCGGATCTGCTCTGGGCGGACAACCCCGGCGAGGCCCTCGACGGCGACCGCGACGGCCAGGTCACCGAGGCCGAGGTGAACCAGGTGATGCCCTTCTCCAACAACCTGAACACCGTCACCCTCACCGGCGCCCAGTTCAAGCAGGCCCTCGAGCAGCAGTGGCAGCCCGCCGGATCCTCCCGGCCCTACCTCCAGCTGGGGCTCTCGGAGAACGTCTCGTACACCGCCGACCCCTCCCGGCCGGTCGGCGACCGGATCACCTCCATCACGGTGGACGGCGCGCCCTACGACCCCGCGGGCAGCTACGTGGTGGGCTCCGTGTCCTTCCTGACCTCCGGGGGCGACAACTTCACCGCGCTCGCCGAGGGCACGGCCGCCACCGACACCGGCCGGATCGACCGCGAGGCCTTCTCGGAGTACCTCGCCGCGAACGCCCCGCTCAGCCCGCGCTTCGATCGCCGCTCGGTCCAGCTCACCGGCGCCGCCGCCGAGGCCTGCACCGTGCGCTTCGACGTCTCCTCCCTCGACATGACGTCCCTGGGCGCCCCGGACACCACCTCGTTGTCCGTGCGCGCCGGAGCCCCGGACGGGACGGAGCTCGGCACGGTGCCGGTCCTCGACGGGGCGGCCTCCGTCAGCCTCGACAGGGCCGCACTGACCGAGGGCGCTGCCGTGTGGCTGGTCGCCGACCCCACCGGCACCCGGGTGCGGGTCCCGGACGCCGTCCTGGGCCTGGCCGCGGACTGCGCGACGCCCGAGCCCACCGAGCCGGAGCCCACGGAGCCCACCGAGCCGGCCGGGCCCCAGCAGCCCGGCAAGGGCCGGCCCGGAGAGCACCCCGGGAAGGGCGAGCCCGGCCGCGGCGTCTGGGAGCACGGCTCCGAGCGCGCCCGCCAGGTCCTCGGCCGCCTCTTCGGCTGA
- a CDS encoding type IV toxin-antitoxin system AbiEi family antitoxin domain-containing protein has protein sequence MTDVSHRLFSLAELEEAGISPASAQRAVRGGTLVRVVPGIYAPAPWWSRLRPGDRAYQMHVAVRRSARRAPVFCRDSAATVLGLRVLHRPLVPHVIQQIDHGSRNNRHVVHHWAELPPADVVEANGFRATSHARTALDCARFLPVPGALALVDHALRLGVSRQELLARCAALPGHRGVRRARVVLELADPRSESVGETLTRLVVVRAGLPPPELQVEVETDLGIFRPDFVWPQARLILEFDGLVTYSGAHGRADHVLIAERQREKALTNRGWRVLRTDWATVTGRPELLVSMLRRELARATAP, from the coding sequence ATGACCGACGTGTCGCACCGGCTGTTCAGTCTGGCCGAGCTGGAGGAGGCCGGGATCTCCCCGGCCTCGGCCCAGCGGGCCGTCCGCGGGGGGACCCTGGTGCGGGTGGTGCCGGGCATCTACGCGCCCGCCCCGTGGTGGAGCCGGCTCCGGCCCGGCGACCGGGCGTACCAGATGCACGTGGCCGTGCGCCGCTCGGCCCGCCGGGCGCCCGTCTTCTGCCGGGACTCCGCGGCCACGGTGCTCGGCCTCCGGGTCCTGCACCGTCCGCTCGTCCCGCACGTCATCCAGCAGATCGACCACGGGAGCCGGAACAACCGGCACGTCGTGCACCACTGGGCCGAGCTGCCGCCCGCCGACGTGGTCGAGGCCAACGGCTTCCGGGCCACCTCCCACGCCCGCACCGCGCTGGACTGCGCGCGTTTCCTGCCCGTGCCCGGAGCGCTGGCCCTGGTCGACCACGCGCTCCGGCTGGGCGTGTCCCGGCAGGAGCTCCTGGCCCGGTGCGCCGCCCTGCCGGGACACCGGGGTGTCCGCCGAGCCCGGGTCGTCCTCGAGCTGGCGGACCCCCGATCGGAGTCGGTGGGGGAGACGCTCACCCGACTGGTCGTCGTCCGGGCAGGGCTGCCGCCGCCGGAGCTCCAGGTGGAGGTCGAGACGGACCTGGGGATCTTCCGCCCGGACTTCGTGTGGCCGCAGGCGCGGCTGATCCTCGAGTTCGACGGGCTGGTTACCTACTCGGGCGCCCACGGCAGGGCGGACCACGTGCTGATCGCGGAGCGACAGCGGGAGAAGGCCCTCACGAACCGGGGCTGGCGGGTGCTGCGCACCGACTGGGCCACCGTGACGGGACGACCGGAGCTGCTCGTGTCCATGCTCCGCCGGGAGCTGGCCCGGGCGACCGCGCCGTGA
- a CDS encoding cryptochrome/photolyase family protein, with protein MSAPESPARGTTTIVWFRDDLRVTDHPALEAACRRGEVLALFVLDEASAGVRPLGTASRWWLHGSLRSLRASLEELGIPLVLRRGPAGAVLPEVLERTGAGGITWNRRYGGPELAVDAGVKQWCSEHGVEAHSFQASLLHEPWALRTGAGGPYKVFTPFWKALRALEIRQPLPVPGAGRGADRAVAACAAGEDPEAWGLLPEAGRAAGLAGTWTPGEAAAWERLDDFLDRAEDYDEGHDRPDREGTSRLSPHLRWGEISPFAVWDAAVRHRAEQGSSPGLEKFLTELGWREFNWHLLHQEPQLHVRHVRPAFDAFPWRDPAEGTGFPLVDAGMRQMLTTGWMHNRVRMVAGSLLTKNLLVDWRSGEQWFWDHLVDADPACGPGNWQWVAGSGADASPFFRIFNPLTQGRRFDPEARYIRRWVPELAGDSGVDPHEPGLLGPPVGYPAPVVDLPASRSRALDAYASIR; from the coding sequence GTGAGCGCACCGGAGAGCCCCGCCCGCGGGACGACGACGATCGTGTGGTTCCGGGACGACCTGCGCGTCACCGACCATCCCGCCCTCGAGGCCGCGTGCCGGCGGGGGGAGGTGCTGGCGCTGTTCGTCCTGGACGAGGCGTCGGCGGGTGTGCGCCCCCTGGGCACGGCCTCGAGGTGGTGGCTGCACGGGTCGCTGCGGTCCCTGCGCGCCTCCCTGGAGGAGCTGGGGATCCCGCTGGTGCTGCGCCGCGGGCCCGCCGGGGCGGTGCTGCCCGAGGTGCTCGAGCGCACCGGGGCGGGCGGGATCACCTGGAACCGCCGGTACGGCGGCCCCGAGCTCGCGGTGGACGCCGGGGTGAAGCAGTGGTGCTCGGAGCACGGGGTGGAGGCCCACTCCTTCCAGGCGTCGCTGCTGCACGAGCCGTGGGCCCTGCGCACCGGGGCCGGCGGGCCGTACAAGGTGTTCACCCCCTTCTGGAAGGCCCTGCGGGCGCTGGAGATCCGTCAGCCGCTGCCCGTGCCGGGAGCGGGACGGGGCGCGGACCGGGCCGTCGCGGCCTGCGCCGCCGGGGAGGACCCGGAGGCGTGGGGCCTGCTGCCCGAGGCCGGGCGAGCGGCCGGGCTGGCCGGGACGTGGACGCCGGGAGAGGCCGCCGCGTGGGAGCGGCTGGACGACTTCCTGGACCGTGCCGAGGACTACGACGAGGGCCACGACCGCCCCGACCGGGAGGGCACCAGCCGGCTCTCCCCGCACCTGCGCTGGGGGGAGATCAGTCCCTTCGCGGTGTGGGACGCCGCGGTCCGGCACCGCGCGGAGCAGGGGAGCAGCCCGGGGCTGGAGAAGTTCCTGACGGAGCTGGGCTGGCGCGAGTTCAACTGGCACCTGCTGCACCAGGAGCCGCAGCTGCACGTGCGCCACGTCCGCCCGGCGTTCGACGCGTTCCCGTGGCGGGACCCCGCCGAGGGCACCGGGTTCCCGCTGGTGGACGCGGGGATGCGGCAGATGCTGACCACGGGCTGGATGCACAACCGGGTCCGGATGGTCGCCGGGTCCCTGCTGACCAAGAACCTGCTGGTGGACTGGCGCAGCGGGGAGCAGTGGTTCTGGGACCACCTCGTGGACGCCGATCCCGCCTGCGGGCCCGGCAACTGGCAGTGGGTGGCCGGCTCCGGGGCGGACGCGAGCCCGTTCTTCCGGATCTTCAACCCCCTGACGCAGGGGCGCCGGTTCGACCCCGAGGCCCGCTACATCCGCCGGTGGGTCCCGGAGCTGGCCGGGGACTCCGGGGTGGATCCGCACGAACCCGGCCTGCTCGGGCCGCCGGTGGGCTATCCCGCCCCGGTGGTGGACCTGCCGGCCAGCCGCTCCCGCGCCCTGGACGCCTACGCCTCCATCCGCTGA
- a CDS encoding ExeM/NucH family extracellular endonuclease yields MKTLLSLPLSGALAAALLAAPLTVPVHAAPDGTAVVINEAYTNGGSANAVHRHKFVELYNPTSETVDLTGWTLQYRSAGGTGEASAVALSGTIAPGGYFLVQGGSNGGSGQPLPTPDLTTSFNPAGVSGTILLSDGAERLSAPTGSVTGADGIVDLLGYGTSNTYESAPATGPATNGDPRSMTRQDGVDTDDNAADFTATGTVTPQNSGGDGPVPEPTPEPTAPPVSLPIREIQGTGDASPVAGRTVTTRGVVTAVYATGGLDGWYVQTPGTGGDLDLGQHEASDGVFVHSPSAVADVRLGQYVEVTGTVAEYYGQTQLSVRPDGLRVLDEPVEAVKPATVGWPADDARRESLEGMLLDPAGEFVITDNYGLNSYGELGLAAGGAPLVQPTAVGAPGSPEAAAQAADNAARGVLLDDGATTNYGNFANASVPLPYLTPQTPMRIGAPVDFVAPVVLGYSFDEWRLQPTTHLTGANPEDAPVVAENARTAAPEDVGGDLQLATFNVLNYFSTTGDELSGCSYYTDRAGDPISVRGGCLARGAAEQEDLERQQAKIVAAVNALDAEVVSLEEIENSAKFGKDRDQALADLVAALNAAAGAEVWAYVPSPAQRPALEDEDVIRTAFIYRPAAVGPVGESVILQDEENFDNAREPLAQTFRPAGGSPDDDFTVVVNHFKSKGSAPRTGPNADAGDGAGAWNADRTAQAQALVDFAEQLKTSQGTDRVFLTGDFNSYDQEDPMRVLHDAGYANLAPEGEYSYAYGGMLGSLDHVLASPAAAELVTGSDIWEINAHESVGLEYSRHNYNVTDLYAADPYRASDHNPEVVGLAFGGAEPTDPQKPGRGHSGEHPGRGTSGEHPGRGTSGEHPGKGLREHPGDRAREVLQGRLG; encoded by the coding sequence GTGAAGACGCTGCTCTCCCTGCCCCTGAGCGGGGCCCTGGCCGCGGCACTGCTCGCCGCGCCGCTGACCGTTCCCGTCCACGCCGCCCCGGACGGGACGGCCGTGGTCATCAACGAGGCCTACACCAACGGCGGTTCGGCCAACGCCGTGCACCGGCACAAGTTCGTCGAGCTCTACAACCCCACGTCCGAGACCGTGGACCTCACCGGCTGGACGCTGCAGTACCGGTCCGCGGGCGGCACCGGCGAGGCCAGCGCCGTCGCGCTGTCCGGGACCATCGCCCCGGGCGGCTACTTCCTGGTCCAGGGCGGGTCCAACGGCGGCAGCGGGCAGCCCCTGCCCACCCCCGACCTGACCACGTCCTTCAATCCCGCGGGAGTCTCCGGCACGATCCTGCTCTCCGACGGCGCCGAACGCCTGAGCGCGCCCACCGGCTCGGTGACCGGCGCGGACGGCATCGTGGACCTGCTCGGCTACGGCACCTCCAACACGTACGAGAGCGCACCGGCCACCGGCCCGGCCACCAACGGCGACCCCCGGTCGATGACCCGCCAGGACGGCGTCGACACCGACGACAACGCCGCCGACTTCACGGCCACCGGCACCGTGACCCCGCAGAACTCCGGCGGCGACGGCCCGGTGCCCGAGCCCACCCCCGAGCCCACGGCACCGCCCGTCAGCCTCCCGATCCGGGAGATCCAGGGCACCGGGGACGCCTCGCCGGTGGCCGGGCGGACGGTGACCACCCGCGGCGTGGTCACCGCCGTCTACGCCACCGGGGGCCTCGACGGCTGGTACGTGCAGACGCCCGGCACGGGCGGCGACCTCGACCTCGGGCAGCACGAGGCGTCGGACGGCGTGTTCGTGCACTCCCCCTCGGCCGTGGCCGACGTGCGGCTCGGCCAGTACGTGGAGGTCACCGGGACGGTCGCCGAGTACTACGGCCAGACCCAGCTCAGCGTGCGCCCCGACGGGCTGCGGGTCCTGGACGAGCCCGTGGAGGCCGTCAAGCCGGCCACGGTCGGCTGGCCGGCCGACGACGCCCGGCGCGAGAGCCTCGAGGGCATGCTGCTCGACCCGGCCGGCGAGTTCGTGATCACGGACAACTACGGCCTCAACAGCTACGGGGAGCTCGGGCTCGCCGCCGGCGGCGCACCCCTGGTCCAGCCCACCGCCGTCGGGGCCCCCGGCTCCCCGGAGGCCGCCGCCCAGGCCGCCGACAACGCCGCCCGCGGGGTGCTGCTCGACGACGGCGCGACCACCAACTACGGCAACTTCGCCAACGCGTCGGTGCCGCTGCCCTACCTCACCCCGCAGACCCCGATGCGGATCGGCGCGCCCGTCGACTTCGTGGCGCCCGTGGTGCTCGGCTACTCCTTCGACGAGTGGCGCCTCCAGCCCACCACGCACCTCACCGGGGCGAACCCGGAGGACGCGCCGGTCGTCGCCGAGAACGCCCGCACCGCCGCCCCGGAGGACGTGGGCGGGGACCTCCAGCTGGCCACGTTCAACGTGCTCAACTACTTCAGCACCACCGGTGACGAGCTCTCCGGCTGCTCCTACTACACCGACCGCGCCGGTGACCCGATCAGCGTGCGCGGGGGCTGCCTGGCCCGCGGGGCGGCCGAGCAGGAGGACCTGGAGCGCCAGCAGGCCAAGATCGTGGCCGCGGTCAACGCCCTCGACGCCGAGGTCGTCTCCCTGGAGGAGATCGAGAACTCCGCGAAGTTCGGCAAGGACCGCGACCAGGCGCTCGCCGACCTGGTCGCGGCCCTCAACGCGGCCGCGGGGGCGGAGGTCTGGGCCTACGTGCCCTCGCCGGCGCAGCGGCCTGCCCTCGAGGACGAGGACGTCATCCGCACGGCGTTCATCTACCGGCCCGCCGCGGTCGGCCCCGTGGGCGAGTCCGTGATCCTGCAGGACGAGGAGAACTTCGACAACGCCCGGGAGCCGCTGGCCCAGACGTTCCGCCCCGCCGGCGGGAGCCCGGACGACGACTTCACCGTGGTGGTCAACCACTTCAAGTCCAAGGGCTCCGCGCCCCGCACCGGGCCCAACGCCGACGCCGGGGACGGCGCCGGGGCCTGGAACGCCGACCGCACCGCGCAGGCGCAGGCGCTGGTCGATTTCGCCGAGCAGCTGAAGACCTCGCAGGGCACGGACCGGGTCTTCCTCACGGGCGACTTCAACTCCTACGACCAGGAGGACCCGATGCGGGTCCTGCACGACGCCGGATACGCGAACCTGGCCCCCGAGGGCGAGTACTCCTACGCCTACGGCGGCATGCTCGGCTCCTTGGACCACGTCCTGGCCTCCCCCGCCGCGGCCGAGCTCGTCACCGGCTCGGACATATGGGAGATCAACGCCCACGAGTCGGTGGGCCTGGAGTACAGCCGGCACAACTACAACGTGACCGACCTCTACGCGGCGGACCCGTACCGGGCCTCCGACCACAACCCGGAGGTCGTGGGCCTGGCCTTCGGCGGTGCGGAGCCCACCGACCCGCAGAAGCCGGGCCGGGGCCACTCCGGCGAGCACCCCGGCCGAGGCACCTCCGGCGAACACCCCGGCCGAGGCACCTCCGGCGAACACCCCGGCAAGGGCCTCCGGGAGCACCCCGGCGACCGCGCCCGCGAGGTCCTGCAGGGCCGCCTCGGCTGA
- a CDS encoding NAD(P)H-quinone oxidoreductase encodes MRAVLETTPGGPEVLAVTEVPAPELTPDGVRIRVRAAGINRADVMQRLGRYPVPPGASRIFGLEVSGTVQELGPAVPAETGIAVGDEVVALLDSGGYAEEVVVPAAQVLPVPQGVDLQAAAGLPEVCATVFSNVFMAAAAREGETVLVHGGTGGIGTNAIQMCRALGLRVLTTVGGPGKAAAARELGAETIDYREEDFVARVRELTDGHGADIVLDVVGGAYLERNLDALAVNGRLVVIGLQGGRTGELDLGKLMAKRAAVIGTTLRARPAGEKARIMAALREHVWPQVEAGRIVPVVNRTFPLDQAAQAHEYFDSGTHIGKVLLVP; translated from the coding sequence ATGCGCGCAGTGCTCGAGACCACCCCCGGCGGGCCGGAGGTGCTCGCCGTGACCGAGGTCCCCGCCCCGGAGCTCACCCCGGACGGCGTGCGGATCCGCGTCCGCGCGGCCGGCATCAACCGGGCCGACGTCATGCAGCGCCTGGGCCGGTACCCGGTGCCCCCGGGGGCCTCGAGGATCTTCGGGCTGGAGGTCTCGGGCACGGTCCAGGAGCTCGGCCCGGCGGTCCCGGCGGAGACCGGGATCGCCGTCGGGGACGAGGTCGTCGCGCTGCTGGACTCCGGGGGCTACGCCGAGGAGGTCGTGGTCCCCGCCGCGCAGGTGCTGCCCGTCCCGCAGGGCGTGGACCTGCAGGCCGCGGCCGGGCTGCCCGAGGTGTGCGCCACCGTCTTCTCCAACGTCTTCATGGCCGCCGCGGCCCGGGAGGGGGAGACGGTGCTCGTCCACGGCGGCACCGGCGGGATCGGCACCAACGCCATCCAGATGTGCCGGGCGCTGGGCCTGCGGGTGCTGACCACGGTCGGCGGCCCGGGAAAGGCGGCCGCGGCCCGCGAGCTCGGCGCGGAGACCATCGACTACCGCGAGGAGGACTTCGTGGCCCGCGTCCGGGAGCTGACGGACGGCCACGGCGCGGACATCGTCCTCGACGTGGTGGGCGGGGCGTACCTGGAGCGGAACCTCGACGCGCTGGCCGTCAACGGGCGGCTGGTCGTGATCGGCCTGCAGGGCGGGCGCACGGGGGAGCTGGACCTGGGCAAGCTCATGGCCAAGCGCGCCGCGGTCATCGGCACCACGCTGCGCGCCCGGCCCGCCGGGGAGAAGGCCCGGATCATGGCCGCCCTCCGCGAGCACGTCTGGCCCCAGGTCGAGGCCGGGCGGATCGTCCCGGTGGTCAACCGCACCTTCCCCCTGGACCAGGCGGCGCAGGCCCACGAGTACTTCGACTCGGGCACGCACATCGGCAAGGTCCTGCTCGTCCCGTGA
- a CDS encoding glycosyltransferase → MIAAIIPAHDEAARVGHAVTALHRQTRPPERILVMSDESTDATVDVALRAGAEVLLTVDNLHHRAGALNQALGTVRMEAGDLVLLLDPDAELPPGFLARALTALQDRNVGAVSARASAVGGAAALVRWCALEDVHRSFGRYCDEGPVTGHARLALDLEAVGWRLAAPLEAGQDVPVGVLHGAPAQPVAA, encoded by the coding sequence ATGATCGCGGCCATCATCCCCGCCCACGACGAGGCGGCCCGCGTGGGGCACGCGGTCACCGCGCTCCACCGCCAGACCCGCCCGCCGGAACGGATCCTCGTGATGTCGGACGAGTCCACGGACGCCACCGTGGACGTGGCGTTGCGCGCCGGCGCCGAGGTCCTGCTCACCGTGGACAACCTGCACCACCGCGCCGGGGCCCTGAACCAGGCCCTCGGCACGGTGCGGATGGAGGCCGGCGACCTCGTCCTGCTGCTCGACCCGGACGCCGAGCTGCCACCGGGGTTCCTGGCCCGCGCGCTCACCGCCCTGCAGGACCGCAACGTGGGCGCCGTCTCCGCCCGGGCCTCCGCCGTGGGCGGTGCCGCCGCCCTGGTCCGCTGGTGCGCGCTCGAGGACGTCCACCGGTCCTTCGGCCGCTACTGCGACGAGGGGCCGGTGACCGGGCACGCCCGGCTGGCCCTGGACCTGGAGGCGGTCGGGTGGCGCCTGGCTGCGCCGCTGGAGGCCGGACAGGACGTGCCGGTCGGGGTGCTCCACGGCGCCCCGGCGCAGCCGGTGGCCGCCTGA